The proteins below come from a single Polynucleobacter necessarius genomic window:
- a CDS encoding radical SAM protein: MKTKSCIYLQKAVYFAPSEIRACCQRFFYKDQLKGDAVLLKAKNKNVSYSEILDAKRELINLINSNEENQCTGCPHIKKSDWPPVEFESVNVCSIEDHSLCNMRCSYCSDTFYGGEAPQYNLKNILDEMRPDENLHIAWGGGEPTLRKDFEDLFLDVTYKLNPKTQRVFTNALIYSPSMQRVIDAGLTSITTSLDAGTEETFIKVRGAKKINRVFANLSRYSQLRPDLCTIKYIFTDDNCSIHEIESFVGKVEENRLQACNFLISTDFKLQSLHENKVKGISWLYFLLVSKGIVSITFDDHIFARLRSIMPRLRAILQDFISCKSESGLGSLKELIDNYAGVENELPIYVWGTGEFAKFLLSSSEMLSNKRIKILGFVDGNSNLWGEEFDGFKILDPKILLNSNAKILIASANHYGEIVNSVLKMGIGRERIIPNFIL, from the coding sequence ATGAAAACAAAAAGTTGCATATATTTACAAAAAGCAGTTTACTTTGCTCCCTCTGAAATAAGGGCTTGCTGCCAAAGATTTTTCTACAAGGATCAATTAAAAGGTGACGCAGTATTGCTCAAAGCCAAAAACAAAAATGTTTCTTATAGCGAAATACTTGACGCAAAGAGAGAGCTAATAAACTTAATCAATAGTAATGAGGAAAATCAGTGCACTGGCTGCCCCCACATTAAAAAATCAGATTGGCCTCCGGTCGAGTTTGAGTCGGTGAATGTTTGTTCTATTGAGGATCATTCATTGTGTAATATGCGCTGCTCGTATTGTTCTGATACATTTTATGGTGGTGAAGCTCCACAATATAACTTAAAAAACATTTTGGATGAGATGCGCCCAGATGAAAACCTTCATATTGCATGGGGAGGTGGGGAGCCAACATTGCGTAAAGATTTTGAAGACCTCTTCTTGGATGTCACTTATAAATTAAATCCCAAAACCCAAAGGGTATTTACTAACGCATTAATCTACTCGCCATCTATGCAGAGGGTAATTGATGCAGGTTTGACATCAATTACAACTAGTCTTGATGCTGGTACTGAAGAAACTTTTATTAAAGTTAGGGGGGCTAAAAAAATCAATAGGGTATTCGCAAATCTTTCTAGGTATAGTCAATTAAGACCAGACTTATGTACGATAAAGTACATTTTTACTGATGATAATTGCTCAATTCATGAGATTGAAAGTTTTGTGGGCAAGGTAGAAGAAAATAGACTTCAAGCGTGCAATTTTCTAATAAGCACTGACTTTAAATTGCAAAGTCTACATGAAAACAAAGTCAAAGGAATAAGTTGGCTTTATTTCCTTTTGGTATCAAAAGGAATAGTTTCGATTACATTTGATGATCATATTTTCGCTAGACTCAGATCAATAATGCCAAGATTACGAGCGATATTGCAGGATTTCATTTCCTGCAAATCAGAATCAGGGCTTGGCAGCTTAAAAGAATTGATTGATAACTATGCTGGCGTTGAAAATGAATTGCCAATTTATGTATGGGGAACCGGAGAATTTGCCAAATTTTTATTATCTTCATCTGAAATGCTGAGCAATAAAAGGATAAAAATATTAGGCTTTGTGGATGGAAATAGTAATTTATGGGGCGAAGAATTTGATGGATTTAAAATTTTAGACCCCAAAATTTTACTTAACTCAAATGCAAAGATTCTAATTGCATCAGCAAATCATTATGGTGAGATTGTTAATAGTGTCTTAAAGATGGGAATTGGTCGAGAAAGAATAATCCCCAATTTTATACTGTAA
- a CDS encoding sugar transferase yields the protein MIRLFDISLAIFFSPLYLLLLIIGSVLKLIIDGRPIFYISKRCVKNLKEVKVYKFRTMINERLLIENEVAKYTKNGFETIPLRSNIYTPLGRIYEKFQLVELPQFLNILIGEISFVGYRPLPEKNIKKLTNDLGGDLVTQRHKYNAGLTGYTQLIGKINLSPTKRLQLEIQLGQDLYENGLIMASKTYFSLILDTIILIVFDKTIFINREKLIE from the coding sequence ATGATTAGGTTATTTGATATATCTTTAGCTATATTTTTTTCCCCACTTTATTTATTATTATTAATAATAGGGTCAGTATTAAAACTGATAATTGATGGCAGGCCAATTTTTTACATATCCAAAAGATGCGTCAAAAATTTGAAAGAAGTAAAAGTCTACAAGTTTAGGACAATGATCAATGAAAGGTTGCTCATTGAGAATGAGGTTGCGAAGTATACAAAAAATGGGTTTGAGACTATACCATTACGATCAAATATTTATACCCCCCTGGGAAGAATTTATGAAAAATTTCAATTAGTGGAGCTACCCCAATTTTTAAACATTTTGATCGGCGAAATTTCATTTGTTGGATACAGGCCGCTTCCAGAGAAAAATATCAAAAAATTAACAAATGATCTAGGTGGCGATTTAGTTACTCAAAGACACAAATACAATGCTGGTCTAACTGGCTATACTCAATTAATTGGAAAGATAAATTTATCTCCGACAAAGCGTTTGCAACTTGAAATACAGCTTGGTCAAGATCTATATGAAAACGGATTAATTATGGCCTCGAAAACATATTTTTCATTAATCCTCGATACAATAATACTGATAGTTTTTGATAAAACGATTTTTATTAACAGGGAAAAATTAATTGAATAG
- a CDS encoding polysialyltransferase family glycosyltransferase has translation MNSSFKNIFLVSSALQSITIFLLLKRDPQLKNSSIIFFENETALIPRSFKNVIMIESTRGNRKAIKNNFKKIENYVDGKPVLWVSDLFWPMNNFTYTSLLKSNKLSSINFFDEGMVLYWRKNIGLIRFLREALKSLTLKIALGCYSFLPTKPFFGIKKLGKIYAYHKDLLKHEGVQEINIESNDLEEFRNALDINYSHLSKTKIDGKCTLFLAGPYYRLSSASEFAVLLRKLVSYLNYCGFHNLIVKLHPTESKQDYFNYYQCHGFKLMDCVNSFPIEAYADLMGDIDCVVGFNSSALLNLKKFGYEGRLLSFGLDYVSNLAKFDVDLTAKQTRIFGAKGVEFKDFYD, from the coding sequence TTGAATAGTAGTTTTAAAAATATTTTTTTGGTATCAAGCGCGCTCCAGTCAATAACTATTTTCTTATTGCTAAAAAGAGACCCGCAATTAAAAAACAGCTCAATTATTTTTTTTGAGAATGAAACGGCTCTAATTCCCAGGTCATTTAAAAATGTAATTATGATCGAATCCACGAGGGGAAATCGAAAAGCAATAAAAAATAACTTTAAAAAAATAGAAAATTATGTGGATGGGAAACCTGTTCTATGGGTTTCTGATTTATTTTGGCCGATGAATAATTTTACCTACACTTCGTTATTGAAATCTAATAAATTATCATCAATTAATTTTTTTGATGAGGGAATGGTCCTTTATTGGCGAAAGAATATTGGTTTAATCCGTTTTCTTAGAGAGGCATTAAAGTCGCTTACGCTAAAGATAGCGTTGGGTTGTTATTCATTTCTGCCTACAAAACCATTTTTTGGGATAAAAAAATTAGGAAAAATTTACGCTTACCATAAAGATTTATTGAAACACGAGGGTGTGCAAGAAATTAATATTGAGTCAAATGATTTGGAGGAATTTCGAAATGCTCTTGATATAAATTATTCGCATTTATCCAAAACAAAAATAGATGGTAAGTGCACACTTTTTTTAGCTGGCCCTTATTACCGTTTAAGTTCAGCATCTGAATTCGCGGTTTTATTAAGAAAATTGGTTTCTTACCTTAACTATTGCGGTTTCCATAATCTAATTGTTAAGTTGCATCCAACTGAGTCAAAGCAGGACTATTTTAATTACTATCAATGCCATGGTTTTAAATTAATGGATTGTGTAAATAGTTTTCCAATAGAGGCCTACGCTGATTTGATGGGCGATATTGATTGTGTTGTGGGTTTTAACTCCTCCGCACTCTTAAACTTAAAAAAGTTTGGCTATGAAGGAAGATTACTTTCTTTCGGGCTTGACTACGTGTCAAATCTAGCTAAGTTTGACGTTGATTTAACCGCGAAGCAAACAAGAATTTTCGGCGCCAAGGGTGTCGAGTTTAAAGACTTTTATGATTAA
- a CDS encoding GNAT family N-acetyltransferase — MDMISSLANQYCKLSAFTLEDVTKSYVNWLNDREINQFLESRFEFHTIESVLEQVSLWINNTSYMYYTIRCPVTNEHVGNIKLGPINKYHLTADIGYVLGNKEFAGRGLATNALVLLSNYAFQSGVKKITAGAYESNIASIRVMEKAGYSLECIRKSHVVFNGGRVNSLLYSKYAV; from the coding sequence ATGGATATGATCAGCAGCCTTGCAAATCAATATTGCAAACTTTCGGCTTTCACATTAGAGGATGTAACAAAGTCTTACGTGAATTGGCTTAATGACAGGGAAATAAACCAATTCTTAGAGTCAAGGTTTGAATTTCACACTATTGAATCTGTCTTGGAGCAAGTTAGTTTGTGGATTAATAATACAAGCTATATGTACTACACGATTCGTTGTCCAGTTACAAACGAGCATGTTGGAAACATTAAATTAGGTCCAATCAACAAATATCATCTTACTGCAGATATTGGTTATGTTCTAGGGAACAAGGAGTTTGCAGGAAGAGGCTTGGCTACTAACGCTTTAGTTTTATTATCCAATTACGCTTTTCAAAGTGGAGTAAAAAAAATTACTGCAGGCGCATACGAATCGAATATTGCTTCAATCAGGGTGATGGAAAAGGCTGGCTATTCACTTGAATGTATTAGAAAGTCACACGTTGTATTTAATGGGGGGCGTGTTAATAGCCTTTTATATTCAAAATATGCAGTTTGA
- a CDS encoding DegT/DnrJ/EryC1/StrS family aminotransferase, which translates to MKYYPVSEPSFIGNEKKYLQQCIDEGWISSEGPFVDQFEKKYSKAVNRKHGIAVSSGSAALDIAIKAIGIGAGDEVIMPAFTIISCASPIVRAGATPVLVDCDQSTYNMDVSQIERMITNKTKAILLVHIYGITANVDEVLALAKKHGLRLVEDAAEMHGQVYKSRPCGSFGDISITSFYANKLVTSGEGGMLMTDDDALANTARKLRNLYFDNAKRFIHDELGWNYRMTNLQAAVGLAQLEKMDEFAKIKRRIGEYYLKELEGVDGIQLPVYQNEYCKNIFWVFPLLLNKSYLGTAVEFAKLLQAKGVGTRPFFWPMHKQPVFLKMGFFKDEVHPISEYISEYGLYIPCSVSLLESDVIEISNRIKMVVSELKDKL; encoded by the coding sequence ATGAAATACTACCCAGTATCAGAGCCATCATTCATTGGTAATGAAAAAAAATATTTACAGCAATGTATAGATGAGGGATGGATATCTTCAGAAGGCCCTTTTGTAGATCAATTTGAGAAGAAATATTCAAAAGCAGTAAATAGAAAGCATGGAATTGCTGTTTCGAGTGGTTCTGCTGCATTAGATATAGCTATAAAAGCGATTGGTATAGGCGCTGGCGATGAGGTCATAATGCCAGCTTTCACAATCATATCCTGTGCATCACCAATTGTCAGGGCTGGTGCTACGCCGGTTCTTGTGGATTGCGATCAAAGTACCTATAACATGGATGTTTCGCAAATTGAAAGGATGATAACCAATAAAACTAAAGCCATTTTATTGGTTCATATCTACGGCATTACCGCTAATGTTGATGAGGTTTTAGCGCTTGCTAAAAAACATGGGCTAAGACTGGTCGAGGACGCCGCAGAAATGCACGGTCAAGTTTATAAATCTAGACCATGCGGTAGCTTTGGCGATATTAGCATTACTAGTTTTTATGCAAATAAGCTTGTTACTTCCGGTGAAGGAGGCATGCTAATGACCGATGACGATGCCTTAGCAAATACCGCAAGAAAACTACGTAATCTGTATTTTGATAATGCAAAAAGATTTATACATGATGAATTAGGCTGGAATTATCGTATGACAAATCTTCAAGCTGCGGTTGGTTTGGCGCAGTTAGAGAAAATGGATGAATTTGCAAAAATTAAAAGAAGAATTGGCGAATATTATTTAAAAGAGCTGGAGGGAGTTGATGGAATTCAGTTACCCGTTTATCAAAACGAGTATTGTAAGAATATATTTTGGGTATTTCCCCTGCTCTTAAATAAATCTTATTTGGGTACTGCGGTTGAATTTGCGAAGTTGTTGCAAGCAAAGGGGGTTGGGACGCGCCCCTTTTTTTGGCCCATGCACAAGCAGCCAGTTTTTTTAAAGATGGGCTTTTTTAAAGATGAGGTTCATCCTATCTCGGAATACATATCAGAATATGGCCTATATATCCCATGTAGCGTTTCGTTACTAGAGAGCGATGTGATCGAAATATCTAACAGAATTAAGATGGTAGTTTCTGAGTTGAAGGATAAATTGTGA
- a CDS encoding glycosyltransferase family 4 protein, protein MRILVVYDVAYPFTQGGGQKRMWEVASRLAKNGNHVDWLCFKTWNESDCNPSLHKIRYLGIPGYKGLYRKNGKRRFLEPIEFIYSIFMNRTSLKNYDIVWLGQWPLSHIIYFLFFSKIDRKKLFVDWWEIWGHTWLRYSVAVGWIGYLLEKALLWMICKLANLIVISEKSLEYIEHTKCISKSSVSMIPNGINYQVLNLIESKAKIFTLVYFGRLQKHKNVDLLILAVDYIRNHSPFNVNLRIIGNGPEKTRLENLIHMHSLGELVEIISDVESDLDFYELISEALIFVNPSTKEGGGSITTLEAFGLGLPVIGFDCKDGVDPSLLRVERGGILVDKVSEITLGNTVIKLLNDKNLVTTLSENGKKYSKSFDWNEITIQYELLFSKNN, encoded by the coding sequence ATGCGAATACTAGTTGTTTATGATGTTGCCTACCCCTTTACTCAAGGGGGTGGCCAAAAGAGAATGTGGGAGGTGGCCTCAAGGCTTGCTAAAAATGGCAACCATGTTGACTGGCTATGCTTTAAAACATGGAATGAATCTGATTGTAATCCTAGTTTGCACAAGATTAGATATCTTGGAATTCCAGGCTACAAAGGTTTATACAGAAAAAATGGTAAGCGAAGATTTTTAGAGCCAATAGAGTTTATTTATTCAATTTTTATGAATAGAACCTCATTAAAAAACTACGATATAGTTTGGCTAGGACAATGGCCATTAAGTCACATTATTTATTTTCTTTTCTTCAGCAAAATTGATAGAAAAAAGCTATTTGTTGATTGGTGGGAAATTTGGGGTCATACTTGGCTTCGCTACTCTGTTGCGGTCGGATGGATAGGTTATTTGTTGGAAAAAGCTTTGTTGTGGATGATATGTAAGTTAGCTAATCTTATAGTAATCTCAGAAAAGTCATTAGAGTATATCGAACATACTAAATGTATTTCAAAAAGTTCAGTAAGCATGATTCCGAACGGAATCAATTATCAGGTATTAAATTTAATAGAGTCAAAAGCAAAAATTTTCACGCTAGTTTATTTCGGTAGATTACAGAAACATAAAAATGTTGATTTATTAATTTTGGCTGTGGATTACATACGAAACCATAGTCCATTTAATGTAAATTTACGCATTATTGGGAATGGCCCTGAAAAAACTCGCTTGGAAAATTTAATCCATATGCATTCACTTGGTGAGCTTGTGGAAATCATTTCCGATGTAGAATCAGACTTGGATTTTTACGAATTAATATCCGAGGCTTTAATATTTGTTAATCCCTCAACCAAAGAGGGGGGCGGAAGCATTACTACACTTGAAGCATTCGGACTTGGTTTGCCAGTCATTGGCTTTGATTGCAAGGACGGGGTTGATCCAAGTCTCTTGAGGGTCGAAAGAGGCGGTATTTTAGTTGATAAGGTATCTGAAATAACACTCGGAAATACGGTAATTAAGCTCCTAAACGATAAAAATTTAGTGACTACATTGTCGGAGAACGGTAAGAAATACTCCAAAAGTTTTGATTGGAATGAAATAACAATTCAATATGAATTGTTATTTTCTAAGAATAATTAA
- a CDS encoding ABC transporter substrate-binding protein, translating to MNIRRHIFAVAASALVATSAYAADIKLGLSGPFTGGSSSMGVSMRDGVRLAAKEINAAGGINGNKIVLIERDDEAKNERGVQIAQELINNEKVVATLGYINTGVALASQRFYQDAKIPVMNNVATGSILTKQFPNAPENYIFRNAAADNIQAPMIAKEAVEKRGLKKVAILADSTNYGQLGREDLEKALKTYGVTPVAVEKFNIGDVDMTSQLLKAKNAGAEVILTYAIGPELAQIANGMAKLGWKKPMIGGWTLSMASFIDTAGKNGDGATMPQTYIQSPSTTPKRKTFQEAYLKEFKPKNNNILSPVSAAQGYDSVYLLAAAIKQANSTEGPKILAALQDLKAPVDGVVITYNKPFSATDHEAIKAKDVVMGVVENGRVEFLNAEDATAKKK from the coding sequence ATGAATATTCGTCGTCACATTTTTGCTGTAGCCGCTTCTGCATTAGTTGCCACTAGCGCTTACGCAGCCGATATCAAACTCGGTTTATCTGGCCCATTTACTGGTGGTTCATCTTCGATGGGCGTGAGTATGCGCGACGGAGTGCGTCTTGCTGCTAAAGAGATCAATGCTGCTGGTGGTATTAACGGCAACAAAATCGTATTGATTGAACGCGATGATGAAGCGAAAAACGAGCGTGGCGTACAAATTGCTCAAGAGTTGATTAATAACGAGAAAGTGGTTGCCACTTTGGGTTACATCAATACTGGTGTTGCATTGGCTTCCCAGCGTTTTTATCAAGACGCCAAGATTCCAGTGATGAACAACGTTGCTACTGGCTCTATCTTGACCAAGCAATTCCCGAACGCGCCAGAGAACTATATTTTCCGTAACGCTGCAGCGGACAATATTCAGGCACCAATGATTGCTAAAGAAGCGGTTGAAAAGCGCGGCTTGAAAAAAGTAGCGATCTTGGCTGACTCTACAAACTATGGCCAGTTGGGTCGTGAGGACTTGGAAAAAGCCCTCAAGACATATGGCGTAACACCAGTAGCTGTTGAGAAATTCAACATTGGTGACGTAGATATGACTTCACAATTGCTCAAAGCAAAAAATGCGGGTGCAGAAGTAATCTTAACGTATGCAATTGGACCTGAGTTGGCACAAATTGCAAACGGTATGGCGAAGTTGGGCTGGAAAAAGCCAATGATCGGTGGCTGGACATTGTCAATGGCGAGCTTCATCGATACTGCTGGTAAGAACGGTGACGGTGCAACCATGCCACAAACCTACATTCAGTCTCCATCCACGACTCCAAAGCGTAAGACTTTCCAGGAAGCCTACTTGAAAGAGTTCAAGCCAAAAAATAACAACATTCTTTCTCCAGTGTCTGCTGCACAGGGTTATGACTCTGTTTACCTCTTGGCTGCTGCAATCAAGCAAGCTAACAGCACTGAGGGACCAAAAATCTTGGCAGCATTACAAGATTTGAAGGCTCCAGTAGATGGTGTTGTGATCACTTACAACAAGCCATTCTCCGCAACAGACCATGAAGCAATTAAGGCAAAAGATGTTGTGATGGGTGTAGTTGAGAACGGTCGCGTTGAGTTCTTGAATGCTGAAGACGCAACAGCCAAGAAGAAGTAA